In Cognatishimia sp. WU-CL00825, one genomic interval encodes:
- a CDS encoding SIMPL domain-containing protein (The SIMPL domain is named for its presence in mouse protein SIMPL (signalling molecule that associates with mouse pelle-like kinase). Bacterial member BP26, from Brucella, was shown to assemble into a channel-like structure, while YggE from E. coli has been associated with resistance to oxidative stress.) — protein sequence MRFVQKMVLVVGLMLPAVAQAGQIVVQGRGTVEQTPDMAIISLGARFQAHTAREALDEVNKRTKAALDIMTDMGVAPRDMQTGNLQLNPLWDHGANHNEVARIRGYEARNQVTIRVRDLTLLGNSLDQIVTKGANVFNGLSFAMQDPSVALAEARKQAVLDARDKAALYAEAAGVDLGAIISIDEGVRIAPQPRFAARAEMAMDSAVPIAAGELSTSATVTIVYEIAQ from the coding sequence ATGCGGTTCGTTCAGAAAATGGTTTTGGTCGTCGGGCTTATGCTTCCTGCGGTGGCGCAGGCCGGGCAAATCGTGGTGCAGGGTCGCGGGACAGTAGAGCAAACCCCGGATATGGCGATAATCTCGCTGGGGGCACGGTTTCAGGCCCATACAGCCCGCGAGGCCTTGGATGAAGTCAACAAACGCACCAAGGCCGCCCTGGATATTATGACGGATATGGGGGTTGCGCCGCGCGATATGCAAACTGGAAATTTGCAACTGAATCCGCTTTGGGATCATGGGGCCAATCATAATGAGGTGGCGCGTATTCGCGGCTATGAGGCGCGAAACCAAGTGACTATTCGCGTGCGCGATCTGACATTGCTTGGAAACTCATTGGATCAAATTGTTACCAAAGGTGCCAATGTCTTCAACGGATTAAGCTTTGCGATGCAGGATCCTTCGGTCGCCTTAGCAGAGGCGCGCAAACAGGCGGTGCTTGATGCGCGCGACAAGGCGGCATTGTATGCAGAGGCCGCAGGCGTAGATCTTGGGGCAATTATCTCGATTGACGAGGGTGTGCGCATTGCTCCGCAGCCCAGATTTGCAGCACGGGCGGAAATGGCGATGGATTCAGCCGTCCCCATAGCCGCAGGAGAGCTTAGCACAAGCGCAACTGTGACAATCGTTTA